The genomic stretch GACTTATTATCTAGTTTTTCGTCTTCTTCATCTTTCGGCCTCTTTACGAATCGACCAGGTGTTTCCTCTGACTCTTCTTCATCTTCTTGAATCTGTTCCTCAGCATCACTGTCATCTTCGGATTCGTCcagttcataatattttcgtaaattttcTGTTGACGTTTCGTTCACTGGTCGGCCTCGTTTGTCAACCGTGTATTTAACTTTAAACTTCGAGTCATTAAACATAGACTGAAACCTTTTATCGATTTTAACTTTCCGTTCATGTTTGGGTATTTGTTTGTAGCGCGGGTCGTTGAGATATTTTGCGAAACGAGTATCTTTTAATATATCACTCATggtacattatttaattatttatctgatatataataaactttatatagaTACTTAAAAAGAAAGAACAATATTCTTTAAAGTTCAACACGACTGCATAAACATCAGAacaaacataacctcaaaacttttataatttctttcaagtttaaaaaaaaattgcaaaggaATCTATATTTACACAGATTGGAGCTAGTTtggtatttttctttataatttcccttctctaaattatttaaaaagaaattttttTAAACGTATAATACTCTCAAATATATATTGGAATATAATAAAGTTGTGTACCTATTGGCAAAAAATAATCAAGTTTTAATTcgtaactacaaaaaatatattattttagatatacgGATAATCGATATTCCTTAGCTCGACGGCgactaaatgaaataaaagactATTGTCATTGAATCTGTCATTTTAAAGAGGATAGCCATAATCTCTTTggccacaatctaaaaattgtattgaattgaTAAGTTTGGAAAAGGTTATCTTTTTCATTTTTGATAACTAATCGATTTTATCTTATCATAATAACAGCCGGTACATGAAAATTGGAACTccgtaatataaattacttaatattaaagtttgcaCGAAGATGCAGTTTGTAttctaaatgtaataaaagtcCCATATTTGCGTGATACCGGAATAGcacctaaatataaaaaaatgaacagCATTGGAGAAGAATGCACTgatttgaagaaaaaatatgatgaCTGCTTTAACACTTGGTTTTCTGAGAAATTCTTAAAGGGTGACCATGATGATTCTATGTGCTCTAGTATCTTCCGAATTTATCAAGAATGTGTTAAGGTACCTATTGATTCCATACTAATCATTTTGGCAAAGAAATTCTCTGTGTACACAGAGAGAggtcatatttaaattattttgtgtcagAAAAAAGAAACTAGTAACAGGTATAACCCACATGGTATGAATTGGTATTCAAATGTTCAATGATAAAATTGTTGCACCTTCTGAAAGCTAATTAGTTTCTGCAATGTTTGTTGGACATTTCTGTAAATTGTGCTTGTATAGCTAGACAAAGTTAGATATAATagaagaattttaataataatacatcttTTATAGAATTCTTTTAAAATGTGAACAAAGTAACTTTTACCCAAACATATTCAAGCAGATAATGTTGTATTGTACTATACCTAATATAtagtactaaaaaaaatattattcagagATCTCTAATGTTTTTCTGTttgtggtatatttttataatttatttcagaatgcaatgaaacaacaaaatatagacTTCAAAGAGATTGATAAGGATATACTGGGCACCGAAAATGAATTCAAAGCACCACCACAAGAAGGCACCAGTTGACAGAGTTCAAACTTTATGTGCTTGTTCAACCCAGTGACATGCTGGCAAATCATGCATGGAAATAGTTTTGTTAAACAGGACAAGATATTAGAGTTTAGAAGAGACAACAATGGCATGAAACAGTGCAAGGATATAgatgaatgtaaatattaaatataaccttATGAAATCATTAGGATTTCACCATATATTTCTGTTGCAATAAATAGTACCTGGCAATTTTGTTGTAACTTTTTTGtgtctcatttatttttaaacttacagTTTCAGACAAATTTGTGTTTAATCTTATGATAGTAGGAATAGAAAAATTGTTCCCAACTTATTATTAGTTATGGAAAACTGGGCTGTTTTAAAAAGGAAGTAacaagtacataataaaaagacttttatatatttactcaAAAACCATAAGTCATAGTGAAGCAATGTCCTCAGAAAAGATTTTTACACCCTCTTATACATACTTTTTGTGTTAGTATAACCTCAGTTTATTGAATTAGCTTCCACATGTGTTGGCAAAACCCATGCTATAATGGTACATGGGACCACAGGAAACTTAGtggaagtaataataataatatcagccctgtattatatacttgtccacctctgagcacgggcctctactactgagagggattaggccttagtccaccacgctgcctagtgcggattggtagacttcacacaccttcgaaaattcctgtggagaacttctcagatgtgcaggtttcctcacaatgttttccttcaccgttaaagcgcatggtaaattcacaaatattatacacatggttttttagaaaagttagcggtgtgtgcccttgggattttaacctacagatattcgtcttggcagtccgttccacacccaactaggctatagtcGCTTTCAGTGGAAGTACTCTACCtttaatcccattttttttgttatttgtactGCATCCAACAAACAACATAGTAAATAAGAATActaattcaattaatatatactttataaaataacagtcagatttttatttatagttagttatgataaaatatttatttttggctgGTGTCCCTTGATCTATATACATATCCACGGCTCTTCATTTCACGTATAACTCCAGCTGGTAATCTGCCTGACACTGATATTGCATATACGCCTTTTGTAAACCtacctgaaaataaataacaaaataagtttgtttattttatacaagcaTTATGAAGTggttatcattatattttatggttaaGTGTTCAATTTTTAAAGCTTGTAATGTAAACTTTACCTAGATCAGGATTATATTATAAGGCATGGAGAGCCGCATTGAGGAATATTTTGttgacaatataatattatactgttgCATTTTACACTTTGATTATGGcccactaattttttttatgtgtggaTAATGCACTATAACAAGTGTTTGAATAACCTATCTAAGACTGTATCACACTCTTGTGTTACTTAGCCAAACATTGGTGCAGGACTACATACTCCAtgcatagtattaaaataataagtgataataca from Manduca sexta isolate Smith_Timp_Sample1 unplaced genomic scaffold, JHU_Msex_v1.0 HiC_scaffold_987, whole genome shotgun sequence encodes the following:
- the LOC115456257 gene encoding TP53-regulated inhibitor of apoptosis 1-B-like; protein product: MNSIGEECTDLKKKYDDCFNTWFSEKFLKGDHDDSMCSSIFRIYQECVKNAMKQQNIDFKEIDKDILGTENEFKAPPQEGTS